From a single Sulfurimonas sp. hsl 1-7 genomic region:
- a CDS encoding Fur family transcriptional regulator, which yields MSEITTNFNDRTIEYNQLLDDFKSLIKKNNLKFTIQREVILETLYNSDEHLTPEELHRIIQEKYPELKTGIATVYRTLSLLEDSNIVTSLSFGAQGKKYELGAKDHHDHLICTVCGNITEFVDEEIEKRQHKITDELGFKMLDHSMQIYGICKSCQEKK from the coding sequence ATGTCAGAAATAACAACTAACTTTAATGATAGAACAATTGAATACAATCAACTTCTTGATGATTTTAAATCTTTAATTAAAAAGAACAATCTTAAGTTCACAATTCAACGTGAAGTAATTTTAGAAACTTTATATAACTCAGATGAGCACCTTACACCTGAAGAGTTACATAGAATCATACAAGAGAAATATCCGGAACTAAAAACGGGAATTGCAACGGTTTATCGTACACTATCTCTTTTGGAAGACTCTAACATTGTAACTTCTCTCTCTTTCGGGGCTCAAGGGAAAAAATATGAACTCGGGGCAAAAGATCATCACGATCACCTTATTTGTACTGTTTGTGGAAATATCACTGAATTTGTAGATGAAGAGATAGAGAAACGTCAGCATAAGATAACAGATGAACTTGGTTTTAAAATGCTTGATCATTCTATGCAAATCTATGGCATATGTAAATCGTGCCAAGAAAAAAAATAA
- a CDS encoding CvpA family protein: MELNYFDIVAGVIILLLGLKGIINGFFKEVFGLIGIIGGIFIASRIGDDVGEYLSDMIFKFSNPSAISFTGFLVSLALFWVLMILTGMIFHKLSKLSGLGALDKILGFVFGASKFFLIGAVIAFAISNIKSLKPTLDSVMSNSILYPVFVSTGSFIMKIDPVEEVAQVQENIDAVTQTVEETAQEMIQDSIEKNISEINATIETNLTQETNLTKEN; encoded by the coding sequence ATGGAATTAAATTATTTTGATATTGTTGCGGGAGTTATAATACTTCTACTAGGTTTAAAAGGGATTATTAACGGTTTTTTCAAAGAGGTATTTGGACTTATCGGGATCATCGGCGGTATCTTTATCGCATCTAGAATTGGTGATGATGTAGGTGAATATTTAAGTGATATGATCTTTAAGTTTTCAAATCCGTCAGCTATCAGCTTTACAGGTTTTTTAGTCTCTTTAGCTCTGTTTTGGGTATTGATGATCCTAACGGGAATGATATTTCACAAACTAAGCAAGTTAAGCGGCCTAGGCGCTTTAGATAAAATATTAGGTTTTGTTTTCGGTGCAAGTAAGTTTTTCTTAATCGGTGCTGTTATCGCATTTGCTATTAGCAATATCAAATCTTTAAAACCGACTTTAGATTCTGTGATGAGCAACAGTATCTTATACCCTGTTTTTGTTTCTACAGGTAGTTTTATCATGAAAATCGATCCAGTTGAAGAGGTTGCACAAGTTCAAGAGAATATTGATGCAGTTACACAAACTGTAGAAGAGACTGCACAAGAGATGATTCAAGATTCTATAGAAAAAAATATTAGTGAAATCAATGCAACTATTGAAACTAATTTAACACAAGAAACAAATCTAACAAAAGAGAATTAG
- a CDS encoding GGDEF domain-containing protein gives MKKDDLKSLVTQLCNDLIDNIDAQEHPTKDQVAEYLQDSALTIQSIHEDDMDTVEHAKEAFTNAYKIIAEQGISSYQETSDKFLDLTEQHQANLEEYKKSSLVDIQTITEKFDEIHKHMTHEIEKANGVINSLQDKIKDLEENSQLDPLTKVFNRRALNSYVNQVCEKGEIKHEMHFLILDIDDFKNINDTYGHVAGDKVLIFLANLLKKTLRDGDKIFRYGGEEFVIILNRIDHDSCLNISERVLKLVSSNKLIYKGTTLQVTVSIGTTQYHNGDTMEDLIERADKALYRSKSNGKNQMNVEKK, from the coding sequence TTGAAAAAAGATGATTTAAAGTCCCTTGTGACACAGCTTTGTAATGATCTTATCGACAATATTGATGCACAAGAGCATCCTACAAAAGATCAAGTTGCTGAATATCTTCAAGATTCAGCACTCACTATCCAATCGATCCATGAAGATGACATGGATACTGTCGAGCATGCAAAAGAAGCATTTACAAATGCATATAAAATTATTGCCGAACAGGGAATATCATCATACCAGGAAACAAGCGACAAGTTTTTAGATCTAACAGAACAACATCAAGCAAATCTAGAAGAGTATAAAAAAAGTTCATTAGTAGACATCCAGACAATCACTGAAAAGTTTGACGAGATACATAAACATATGACACACGAAATAGAAAAAGCAAATGGTGTCATAAACAGTTTACAGGACAAAATCAAAGATCTTGAAGAGAACTCACAACTTGATCCTCTTACAAAGGTTTTTAACAGACGTGCATTAAACTCTTATGTTAATCAAGTCTGTGAAAAGGGAGAGATAAAGCACGAGATGCACTTCCTTATTCTTGATATAGACGACTTCAAAAACATCAATGATACTTACGGTCATGTTGCAGGTGACAAAGTACTTATTTTCCTTGCAAATCTTCTGAAGAAAACTTTACGTGACGGAGATAAAATCTTCAGATACGGTGGGGAAGAGTTTGTTATTATTTTAAATAGAATTGATCATGACAGTTGTCTAAACATCTCGGAAAGAGTTTTAAAACTTGTAAGTTCAAACAAACTCATCTATAAAGGGACTACCCTTCAAGTTACAGTAAGTATTGGAACTACACAATACCATAACGGCGATACTATGGAAGATCTTATCGAAAGAGCAGATAAAGCTTTATACAGATCAAAAAGTAATGGTAAAAATCAAATGAACGTGGAAAAGAAGTAA
- a CDS encoding class II 3-deoxy-7-phosphoheptulonate synthase, which produces MSIWTPSSWREKPILQQPTYPDQGKLNDVLTELKNYPPLVFAGEVRSLKEQLANVANGKAFLLQGGDCAESFSEFHADNIRDTFKALMQMAVVMTYAGGLPVVKVGRLGGQFAKPRSSDTETIDGVTLDSYRGDIINSVDFTTNARVPDPERMIKAYNQSAATQNLLRAFASGGLADLHQVHKWTLDFAHQDDVTQKYEKLADDIQQSLKFMEACGITSKTYRTLRETDFYTSHEALLLPYEEAFTRKDSITGDWYNVAAHMVWIGDRTRQLDGAHVEYMKGIHNPIGIKAGPSMDPEDLVRLANAVNPENEAGRLNIIVRMGANKVAEGLPALIRAVEKEGLNVVWSCDPMHGNTIKSSNNYKTRPVDDILTEMKQFFQVHKAEGTHAGGVHLEMTGKNVTECIGGSFTVTEEDLSSRYHTHCDPRLNADQSLELAFLIADSLKEAQK; this is translated from the coding sequence ATGAGTATATGGACCCCATCTAGCTGGAGAGAAAAACCAATTTTACAACAACCAACTTATCCTGATCAAGGGAAGTTAAATGATGTTTTAACTGAGTTAAAAAACTATCCGCCTTTAGTTTTTGCTGGAGAGGTTCGTTCACTTAAAGAACAACTTGCAAATGTTGCAAACGGAAAAGCATTTTTATTACAGGGTGGTGATTGTGCTGAGAGTTTCAGTGAGTTTCATGCAGACAACATTCGTGACACTTTTAAAGCTTTAATGCAAATGGCTGTAGTGATGACATATGCCGGTGGACTTCCTGTTGTTAAAGTTGGAAGACTTGGCGGTCAGTTTGCAAAACCGAGATCAAGCGACACTGAAACTATAGATGGTGTAACACTAGATTCATACCGTGGTGATATCATCAACTCTGTTGATTTTACTACAAATGCCCGTGTACCTGATCCAGAACGTATGATCAAAGCATATAATCAGTCTGCTGCTACGCAAAACTTGCTTCGTGCTTTTGCTTCTGGTGGTTTAGCAGATCTACACCAAGTTCATAAATGGACTTTAGATTTTGCTCATCAAGATGATGTAACACAAAAATATGAAAAACTTGCAGATGATATTCAGCAGTCGTTGAAGTTTATGGAAGCATGCGGAATCACTTCAAAAACTTATAGAACATTACGTGAGACAGATTTTTATACTTCACATGAAGCGTTATTACTTCCGTATGAAGAAGCATTTACTAGAAAAGATTCAATTACCGGTGACTGGTACAATGTTGCTGCACATATGGTTTGGATCGGTGATAGAACTCGCCAGCTTGACGGTGCTCATGTTGAATATATGAAAGGTATCCATAACCCTATCGGTATTAAAGCGGGACCGTCTATGGATCCTGAAGATTTAGTACGTCTTGCAAATGCGGTAAATCCTGAAAATGAAGCGGGCCGTTTAAATATCATTGTTCGTATGGGTGCAAACAAGGTAGCTGAAGGTTTACCGGCACTTATCCGTGCAGTTGAGAAAGAAGGTTTAAATGTAGTTTGGTCATGTGATCCGATGCATGGAAATACAATCAAATCTTCAAACAACTATAAAACTCGTCCGGTAGACGATATCTTAACTGAGATGAAACAGTTCTTCCAAGTACATAAAGCTGAAGGGACTCACGCCGGTGGAGTTCACTTAGAGATGACAGGTAAAAACGTAACTGAGTGTATCGGTGGAAGCTTTACTGTAACAGAAGAGGATTTAAGTTCTCGTTACCACACACATTGTGATCCGCGTCTAAACGCTGACCAATCTTTAGAGCTTGCATTTTTAATTGCAGACTCTTTAAAAGAAGCACAAAAGTAG
- a CDS encoding DASS family sodium-coupled anion symporter: MGHHKKRNLILHLKQLAIFAFGILLWFTPAPDGLTIQAWHLFAIFISVIFAVIIEAFPIFTASIIGVSFTILTSTLSPKEAYSGFSQSFILLIIVAFLIARGVIKSGLGKRIAFLIIKKFGKSSLGLGYSMIAADMFIAPAFPSNTARSGVLFPIVNALAADSGSKVADGTRKKLGAYLMMTSMAGITISSAMWLTAMAANPAGVKMAEEFGVHISYGSWALAASLPTLLAFIAIPWVLFKIFPPEIKETPDAPQIAERELEHMGPVHKNEYIMGFTFISMVTLWVLSPIFGFDKTAIAFLGLAAIMITNIFTLEDLAQEGRALGTLVWFAILYSMSSELNHLGFMSWLGAHISDFVIGFSWQLIYIILVLSYVAIHYFFVSQTAQMLALFSVFLGVGIETGVPAELLALMLLFATNFNAMITPQGSSANVIYLGSGYIESKEVYKYGGVITLLNSFIYLTFGTVWILAIL, translated from the coding sequence ATGGGACATCATAAAAAAAGAAATCTAATACTTCATTTAAAACAACTTGCCATCTTTGCATTTGGCATTTTGTTATGGTTTACTCCGGCCCCCGATGGACTTACAATCCAGGCATGGCATCTTTTTGCGATATTTATCTCCGTAATTTTTGCAGTTATTATCGAAGCTTTCCCTATCTTTACCGCATCTATCATAGGGGTAAGTTTTACCATCCTCACCTCTACCCTCTCTCCAAAAGAAGCATACAGCGGATTTTCCCAAAGTTTTATCCTTTTAATTATCGTCGCTTTTTTAATAGCCAGAGGTGTCATAAAATCAGGGCTTGGAAAAAGGATAGCATTTTTAATTATCAAAAAATTTGGCAAATCCTCTTTAGGTTTAGGCTATTCTATGATCGCAGCTGATATGTTCATTGCTCCTGCTTTTCCAAGTAATACTGCACGTAGCGGTGTCTTGTTTCCGATCGTAAATGCTCTTGCAGCCGACAGCGGTTCCAAAGTAGCTGACGGTACACGAAAAAAACTGGGTGCATACCTGATGATGACCTCAATGGCCGGAATTACAATCTCTTCGGCAATGTGGCTTACGGCAATGGCAGCCAATCCTGCCGGGGTAAAGATGGCAGAGGAGTTTGGTGTGCATATCAGCTACGGCTCATGGGCATTAGCTGCATCACTCCCTACCCTTCTTGCATTCATTGCGATTCCATGGGTACTGTTTAAAATATTTCCCCCTGAGATAAAAGAGACACCCGATGCACCGCAAATTGCTGAGAGAGAGCTTGAACATATGGGGCCTGTACACAAAAACGAATATATCATGGGCTTTACCTTTATTTCCATGGTAACGCTATGGGTACTCTCTCCGATATTTGGATTTGATAAAACTGCCATTGCCTTTTTGGGACTTGCAGCTATCATGATAACAAATATCTTTACTTTGGAAGATTTGGCACAAGAGGGACGAGCACTGGGAACTCTTGTGTGGTTTGCCATTTTATACTCTATGAGTTCGGAGTTAAACCATTTAGGATTTATGTCTTGGCTGGGAGCTCATATATCTGACTTTGTAATCGGTTTTTCCTGGCAGTTAATCTACATCATACTTGTGCTTTCATATGTAGCTATCCACTACTTTTTCGTATCTCAAACTGCACAGATGCTGGCACTTTTTTCGGTCTTTTTAGGTGTAGGTATTGAAACAGGTGTACCTGCGGAATTGCTAGCGCTAATGCTTCTTTTTGCAACAAACTTCAATGCGATGATCACGCCGCAAGGCTCATCTGCAAATGTTATCTATCTCGGTTCTGGATATATTGAATCTAAAGAGGTTTATAAATACGGGGGAGTAATTACACTGTTAAACAGTTTTATCTATCTAACTTTCGGAACTGTTTGGATACTTGCTATTTTATAA
- the abc-f gene encoding ribosomal protection-like ABC-F family protein produces the protein MALIDLQNISKHYSAQKILVEIDFHVDEGERIVIIGKNGSGKSTLMKIVNGTLDADEGKRIVQNDIEIKMLDQRPVFEEGHNVREAVEAGLKEINAAKERYNELTNLLAEDFENKTLLREHEKLSNYIEHHSAWNLDDKIERIIQHFDLKRYEDKPIALLSGGEQRRVALASLLLQKPDVLLLDEPTNHLDVYMVEFLEELLLKEKFTLVFISHDRYFIDRVATKSIEVEDCALREYKGGYSDYLTQKEQYLQNLQKQHETLLSLLKRENEWYSRGVRARLKRNEGRKERLMELREAAKNNPSKIRKMSMELQREAKHFNRDKSINKQKMLFEIEDLHLKLGDKELLHDFSTRILQKDVIAIVGPNGSGKSTLLKTLLGRIKPTSGKIKQGEFTIGYFDQHREMLDDDKNLIETFCPNGGDRVSVQGKDLHVYGYLKNFLFPREFLDKKIGVLSGGEKNRVALALLFTKKVDILILDEPTNDLDIPTINILEEQLTNFPGAVILVSHDRYFVDKIAKKLFIFKKDQTIEESYQDYSEYLELEKELHELDEMEKEASIVEEKPKEIVQEKTKPVKLTYKEKIALEKLPHEIEELENTIEEKNNCLADPACYEKIGISVLAKELEEIEAVYEQKVEELLTIEEKLEAIENGTS, from the coding sequence ATGGCATTAATAGACTTACAAAACATTTCAAAACACTACTCTGCACAAAAGATCCTTGTAGAGATCGATTTTCATGTTGATGAGGGCGAACGTATCGTTATCATAGGTAAAAACGGAAGCGGAAAATCAACGCTTATGAAGATCGTAAACGGCACGCTCGATGCTGATGAGGGAAAACGTATTGTCCAAAACGACATAGAAATCAAAATGCTCGATCAACGTCCCGTTTTTGAAGAGGGCCACAATGTTCGTGAAGCTGTTGAGGCTGGTTTAAAAGAGATCAATGCCGCAAAAGAGCGCTATAACGAACTTACAAATCTTTTGGCTGAAGATTTTGAAAACAAAACACTCTTACGTGAACACGAAAAACTTTCCAACTACATCGAACACCACTCCGCTTGGAACTTGGATGACAAGATCGAGCGCATTATCCAGCACTTCGATCTCAAACGTTACGAGGACAAACCAATTGCACTACTAAGCGGTGGGGAGCAAAGACGTGTTGCACTTGCTTCACTTCTTCTTCAAAAGCCTGATGTACTTCTACTTGATGAGCCTACCAACCACCTTGATGTCTATATGGTTGAGTTCTTAGAAGAGCTTTTACTTAAAGAGAAGTTTACACTTGTTTTTATCTCTCACGACCGTTACTTTATCGACAGAGTTGCAACAAAATCGATCGAGGTTGAAGATTGTGCATTACGCGAATACAAAGGCGGTTATAGTGATTACCTCACACAAAAAGAGCAATACCTGCAAAATCTTCAAAAACAACATGAAACTTTACTTTCACTACTCAAACGTGAAAATGAATGGTACTCACGCGGTGTAAGAGCAAGACTTAAACGTAATGAAGGGCGTAAAGAACGTTTAATGGAACTTCGTGAAGCTGCAAAAAACAATCCTAGCAAGATTAGAAAAATGTCTATGGAGCTACAACGCGAAGCAAAACACTTCAACCGTGACAAAAGCATAAACAAACAAAAAATGCTTTTTGAGATCGAAGATCTACATCTGAAACTAGGTGATAAAGAGTTACTTCACGATTTTTCTACAAGAATCCTCCAAAAAGATGTGATTGCAATTGTTGGTCCAAACGGCAGTGGAAAATCCACACTATTAAAAACACTTCTTGGACGTATCAAACCAACGTCTGGAAAGATTAAACAAGGGGAGTTTACAATCGGATATTTTGATCAACATCGCGAAATGCTCGATGATGATAAAAACCTTATTGAGACTTTCTGTCCAAATGGCGGGGATCGTGTAAGTGTGCAAGGAAAAGATCTCCATGTTTACGGATACCTTAAAAACTTTCTTTTCCCTCGTGAGTTTTTAGATAAAAAGATAGGAGTGCTGAGTGGTGGAGAGAAAAACCGTGTAGCATTAGCCCTCCTCTTTACAAAAAAAGTAGATATCTTGATCCTCGATGAGCCTACAAATGATCTCGATATTCCAACGATTAATATCTTGGAAGAGCAGCTTACAAACTTTCCTGGTGCTGTTATACTGGTAAGTCACGATAGATATTTTGTTGATAAGATCGCGAAAAAACTCTTCATTTTCAAAAAAGATCAAACGATTGAAGAGTCTTATCAGGATTACAGTGAATACTTAGAACTTGAAAAAGAGTTGCATGAGCTTGACGAGATGGAAAAAGAGGCCTCAATTGTAGAGGAAAAACCTAAAGAAATCGTACAAGAGAAAACAAAACCTGTCAAACTCACATACAAAGAGAAAATCGCCCTGGAAAAACTCCCGCACGAAATTGAAGAGCTTGAAAACACTATTGAAGAGAAAAACAACTGTTTGGCTGATCCTGCTTGCTATGAGAAGATCGGTATCTCTGTCTTAGCAAAAGAGCTTGAAGAGATCGAAGCTGTGTATGAGCAAAAAGTGGAAGAGCTTTTAACTATAGAGGAAAAACTAGAGGCGATTGAAAATGGGACATCATAA
- a CDS encoding DUF808 domain-containing protein codes for MTGGFFAVFDDIATLLDDAASMTKVATKKTAGILGDDLAVNAQKASNFAASREIPVLWAITKGSFINKLIILPLAFLLSYFASWAIIPILMLGGAYLAFEGAEKILEWIMPHKHHKHEDPDLQLTEDEILYIEKEKIKSAIKTDFILSIEIVIMALGIVINETFATQLIAVSIVAFLATIGVYGIVTLIVRMDDIGFHLIATAKEENRLRKSIGLLLVTSLPKVIKALTVIGTLAMLLVAGGIYMHNVHQIHELLHNLPSIIGELLVGMIVGAVVLGLEKVFLQLKKVIIPTKK; via the coding sequence ATGACAGGTGGTTTTTTTGCCGTTTTTGACGACATCGCAACTCTTTTAGACGACGCAGCTTCTATGACAAAAGTTGCTACAAAAAAAACCGCGGGAATTTTAGGGGATGATTTAGCCGTAAATGCCCAAAAAGCCTCCAACTTTGCAGCTTCACGTGAGATTCCTGTACTATGGGCGATCACAAAAGGCTCATTTATCAATAAACTCATTATCTTACCTCTTGCCTTTTTGCTTAGCTATTTTGCTTCGTGGGCAATTATTCCTATACTTATGCTCGGTGGTGCTTATCTTGCTTTCGAGGGAGCTGAAAAAATTTTAGAGTGGATCATGCCTCACAAACACCATAAGCATGAAGACCCGGATCTACAACTCACTGAAGATGAGATACTTTATATAGAAAAAGAGAAGATCAAGTCTGCAATAAAAACGGACTTTATCCTCTCAATTGAAATTGTAATCATGGCTCTTGGCATCGTTATAAATGAAACTTTTGCAACACAGCTGATCGCTGTAAGTATTGTAGCCTTTTTAGCGACGATCGGGGTGTATGGGATCGTTACCCTCATCGTTCGAATGGATGATATAGGTTTTCATCTAATTGCAACGGCAAAAGAGGAAAATAGACTTCGTAAAAGCATCGGTTTACTGCTCGTAACTTCCCTTCCAAAAGTGATCAAAGCTCTGACTGTGATCGGGACACTGGCAATGCTTTTAGTAGCTGGTGGAATTTACATGCACAATGTTCACCAGATCCATGAACTCTTACACAATCTTCCTTCAATTATAGGGGAGCTTCTTGTAGGAATGATCGTTGGCGCTGTTGTATTGGGCCTTGAAAAAGTGTTCTTACAGCTAAAAAAAGTTATAATTCCAACAAAAAAATAA
- the htpG gene encoding molecular chaperone HtpG: MATHKFQTEANQILHLMIHSLYSNKEIFLRELISNASDALDKLNMLHLTDDKYKTINFNPRIELVPNKDEKTLTIIDSGIGMNEEDLMNNLGTIAKSGTKAFLESLSGDQKQDSQLIGQFGVGFYAAFMVAGKVEVTTKKAGEDKAFKWTSNGDGEFDIEEASKDSHGTEIKLFLNDDETEFTETFRLESLIKKYSNHIPFAIFMDKENHIPAKTDDEGNETESAKTEVNNEQINKANALWSIAKSDVTDEEYKDFYQTIAHSSEEPLTWMHNKAEGAIEYTTLFYIPSKAPMDIFRVDYQSGIKLYINRVFITDDEKELMPTYLRFLRGVIDSKDLPLNVSREILQSNAVMAKIKNASVKKVLSELAKMMKKSPEKYDTFYKEFGNVLKEGLYNDFANREKILELLKFNTLNSDEQTSIEEFVKNVDEEKKEIYYITGKSSLDMLKKSPVLEKFKAKNIDVLVLNEEVDTIIFPMVTEYKEYKLVNVTDAKLEESEEEQKAKEELSKEFEGFTTEMKELLGEEVKAVEVAPELVESAVAIKADKEDPAYMMAQMMKQMGQGGDVAEPAPILQVNPNHDLIKKLKDSADQNLIADAAHVLLDQAKLFDGQELKDTADFVTRLNRIITKAL; this comes from the coding sequence ATGGCAACACATAAGTTTCAAACAGAAGCAAATCAAATACTACATTTAATGATACATTCACTCTATTCAAATAAAGAGATATTTTTAAGAGAGCTTATCTCTAATGCTTCAGATGCATTAGATAAACTTAATATGCTCCATTTAACTGATGACAAATACAAAACTATAAATTTTAATCCTCGTATAGAACTAGTACCGAACAAAGATGAAAAAACATTAACAATTATAGACAGCGGTATAGGTATGAACGAAGAGGACCTAATGAACAACTTAGGTACGATCGCAAAATCGGGTACAAAAGCGTTTTTAGAGTCTTTAAGCGGTGACCAAAAACAAGATTCTCAACTTATCGGACAGTTCGGTGTAGGTTTCTACGCAGCGTTTATGGTAGCAGGAAAAGTTGAGGTTACTACAAAAAAAGCGGGTGAAGATAAAGCTTTCAAATGGACAAGTAACGGTGACGGCGAGTTTGATATCGAAGAGGCATCAAAAGATTCACACGGAACGGAGATCAAACTTTTCCTAAACGATGATGAAACAGAGTTTACAGAAACTTTTAGACTTGAGTCTTTAATTAAAAAATACTCAAACCACATTCCGTTTGCAATCTTTATGGATAAAGAGAACCATATCCCTGCAAAAACAGATGATGAAGGGAATGAAACAGAGAGCGCAAAAACTGAAGTAAACAATGAGCAGATCAACAAAGCAAATGCACTTTGGAGCATTGCAAAATCTGACGTTACTGATGAAGAGTATAAAGATTTCTATCAAACAATCGCGCACTCAAGTGAAGAGCCGTTAACTTGGATGCACAATAAAGCAGAAGGTGCTATTGAGTATACAACTTTATTTTATATCCCAAGCAAAGCACCAATGGATATCTTCAGAGTTGATTATCAATCGGGTATTAAACTTTACATCAACCGTGTATTTATTACAGATGATGAAAAAGAGCTTATGCCGACATATTTAAGATTTTTACGCGGTGTAATTGATTCAAAAGATTTACCGCTGAATGTTTCTCGTGAGATCTTACAAAGCAATGCTGTAATGGCAAAGATCAAAAATGCTTCAGTAAAGAAAGTACTTTCTGAACTAGCAAAAATGATGAAAAAATCTCCTGAAAAGTACGATACATTCTACAAAGAGTTTGGAAACGTTCTTAAAGAGGGACTTTATAACGACTTTGCAAACCGTGAGAAAATCTTAGAATTATTAAAATTCAATACATTAAATTCAGACGAGCAGACATCAATCGAAGAGTTTGTAAAAAATGTAGATGAAGAGAAAAAAGAGATCTACTACATCACTGGAAAATCTTCACTGGATATGCTAAAAAAATCTCCTGTGTTAGAGAAGTTTAAAGCAAAAAATATCGATGTACTAGTTCTAAATGAAGAGGTAGATACAATAATCTTCCCAATGGTAACTGAGTATAAAGAGTATAAACTTGTAAACGTTACTGATGCGAAGCTTGAAGAGAGCGAAGAGGAACAAAAAGCCAAAGAGGAGCTTTCTAAAGAGTTTGAAGGTTTTACAACTGAGATGAAAGAGCTTCTTGGTGAAGAGGTAAAAGCTGTTGAGGTAGCACCTGAACTTGTTGAATCGGCTGTTGCAATTAAAGCTGACAAAGAAGATCCTGCATATATGATGGCACAGATGATGAAACAGATGGGACAAGGCGGTGATGTTGCAGAACCGGCTCCTATTTTACAGGTAAATCCTAACCACGATCTGATCAAAAAGCTAAAAGACTCGGCTGACCAAAATTTAATTGCAGATGCTGCACATGTACTACTTGATCAAGCAAAACTGTTTGACGGTCAAGAGTTGAAAGATACTGCAGATTTTGTTACAAGATTGAACAGAATTATCACAAAAGCATTATAA
- a CDS encoding OadG family protein — METNLVIEGIKFMFLGMGTVFAFLVIMIIAMNLMSSVIHKFFPEPQANADVTDTAKQQGNKKVIAAITAAIKYHREG; from the coding sequence ATGGAAACTAACCTTGTAATAGAGGGGATCAAGTTTATGTTTTTAGGGATGGGGACAGTATTTGCGTTCTTAGTTATTATGATTATAGCTATGAATCTTATGTCTTCAGTGATACATAAATTTTTCCCTGAACCACAAGCGAATGCTGATGTTACAGATACAGCAAAGCAACAGGGCAATAAAAAAGTGATTGCGGCTATTACAGCAGCTATAAAATACCATAGAGAAGGGTAA